GCACAATTATGAATATGCAGGGATCAAAGATGATGTATTTATTATCTTCATAGAGATCAACAGCTTGTGTGAAACACACGTATTCAGGAGACCTCTGCAAGTGTATCACTGTGTTTCATGCTTCTTTTTACGTGTTAGCAAGCAGAGCATTGCTTGACAAACAGTTGTGTGTTTCATTAATCTCTTGACAGCTGGACGACATTGTTTTGGTTACAAGATCACAAGGATAATGGAGTCTGGTAGTCCAGAGCTGTCCATTGGCCATAAGCCCAGAGTGAGCTGAAGATCTGAACTTAAAGTTGATGACCATAAATGGAGAAGCACGTGGATATGTGCAAATACATagaagtaaaaatatttgaagatttattgtttattataaaAGTGATTAATATATTAaggtatttctttttctcctaaTCTTGAAGGTTTTTCTTGTTGGGCTATTTTTATACTACTGCTGTCTgtctaaatatgtttttgtctgtctggcTCTGAGATTTTTACAGTAGTCCCACCTGTAATCATTTAGGGACAGACCTCTTACCTATGGGTGATCACATCTGGATATGAATTACTCTGTAACCCGTGCATttaacacagagagaaatgaaCTTGAAACATAACTTGATACATAATCGTGATCACACTACTGCTGCTGCATGCTAATAGACACAGTAAATGATGACAAGCTTCCAGACAAAAACCACTTTCTGTTATGTAGGGTCCACTAATGGTTTCATGCTGATCTATGTTCCAGCTACACACTCATGAAAATGACCATTACAAAAAGTTTTtcctatatttgtgtttttttaagaaatgtttgaTGAAAGAAGTCATTCTTTtataaggtctgtggttttTAAAGGTACAGTAATCAAATAATAACAGGATGTTGACAGACTAAGGTTATAAGATGGACctctgtttatttaattttaaagccactaacttttaaagacatgtcagatctatgttttttattgctttctttCAAGTTTTTGCTTTCGTTATTATGTtaactcatttgtttttttgctgattcaGATGTGGGGTCAGtgagtttctttctttctttctgatgttttgtttttttttttaagatatgcGTTTCGTATCGTGTGGTTTCTCCCTTCTGAACTCTGACCAGAAGGACTGCAGTAACATGAGGATGTGACACCAGACTGCTTCACTTCCTTATtccaaagaaaataattcctcAGATGGACAGTTTTAGACACATATTGCAAAAGGTCTCATTTCCCTGCGCACAGGTTTTAGTGTGGTGCTGAACAGAACTGCAATTGAAATCtgattttcagttcttttttttatgtttcagagggtgttttttgtttagcCCATAATGAACTTTTCGTTCCTTTTGTGCTCCATatcagaaaaactaaaaacaggcAAGTTGCAGTTTCATGTTCCATTTACATCTTCCTACAGTATCGGGAAAAAAATTGGGAAAGTGAAAGTCTCATCATATGACCTGATTAAGGTATTTTACTTtcttgcaaaagaaaaaaaagttggagaaaaaaatcaactgtatggtgtgtaatttttctgttttacagtttacactttaagttgtcttttttttttaatttctgttgactgtttttgtttatgttgaaTTATGCATTAATATACTATATGTTGCAGCtacaaaaatggcataaataatttatttcaaaagttttgttgttagttttatttttatcttcacagggaaaaatatgtatatatctaTAGTGTCTGATACatgtagatatttttttattggtatgacatacacacacacagggttttaaaaagctcaaaataatttACTGACTGTAACCAGCTGTAGTAACAGGATtgtatgctgtttgttttaaacctTCTAAGTTTCTAGCTGAAATTCGTCACAATGACTTTAATGTCTGGGGTCAAACTGAAGAATAAAGCGGAAGGGGTGTTGTAAGTCTAAAAACAGAATTACTGCTGCAACGAATAGACGGATGGGGGCGTGAAGATCAGGTTTCACTTGCTTCAAATATCCCTTAAGGGGCCGCTTCACTGCCTCTTTCACTTGCTTCAATAAGCAATAAGCGCAGGCTGCAGCTGAAGTGTCACACACGACGGAGAAGGGGGACAAGAACTTCACTGCAGACATGAGTCAAGgtaatgacaaagaaaaactaatgtttctttattgttatatattgttGTATTATGTTTAAATGTATACAACTGATTATgcagtttgtctctgtctttcatcACAGAGTTTTCTGAATAAGTATCAGATTGAGAGTCAAGTGTGAAATGTGATGAGCAGGGACGGTGGATGACATTAGATATGTCTGATGAGTAACTGTATCTCTGCTGGTGAAAGTCTTGCTGATAACTTCTTGGGATTAATCATCTGAAGAAACTATCAGAGAGTGTTCAATTTTAGATCAAGTTATAAAGTCAAATGTTCTTAGTTTTAGTTTACTGATGTGAATTTTATTCGATGTGACGAGTGATCTGTGCGTCCATCTCTACACACAGTTTTGGACATTGAACGCTGTGATCTTGACATTaagagcaacagcagcagccatcATACAGATCTGTGTGAAGAGGAGCGTTTGATTGTGAGGAGGGGACAGCCTTTCAATATCATTTTACATCTTAAACCTGGCAGCAAAGAGTTCATACCAGGCGAAACAAGCTTCACACTCATCGCTGAGACTGGTAAGCTTCTTGCAGTGATTATATATGCttgtttatatacagtatgcacGCATGGGGATTTGAATTTCATCTGGATTTTGATTTAACAGTGATGTATCGCTGTCTCTTCAGGTCCGCTACCCAGAAAAGAATCAGACACTAAGGTTACTTTTGGTCTAAGTGACTCAACAGGGGACAGTGAGTGGAGCGCCTCTGCCACTAATGATCCCTCTGGAAATTCAGTATCTGTATCTATCAGTTCCTCGCCCAATGCCCCAATAGGGGTCTATTCTCTGACACTGGAACAGGAGGGGCAAACGACCAGTTTAGGGCAGTTCACCCTGCTTTATAATGCTTGGTGCGCCCGTGagtacatacatttttttttattcaaatcttTTAagttgattcatttattttacattttgtgcacCACTTGCAACTTTTATTCTCTAATGATCACTGTCTTTACATCATTTGCTCAACTTAATgtaagtttaaaataatgaatttaagtTACAGCATTTAAATATGGtcagatttaaaatgttatattggATGCAATCATGCTTAATGTGTTGGTACTCCGTTTGTACTGACTTGCAGGAGATGCTGTTTACATGCGCagtgaggaaaagagaaaggagTATGTTTTAGCGCAACACGGGCTGGTCTACAGAGGAACACATAAACGAATCAAAGGGAAGCCCTGGAACTTTGGACAGgtacacaaaatgtcaaatgttacccagctaataaataaatcaaataaactttacagagaaaaatgtaGCATCTCTAGAGGCTTCTTCACTGTGACAGAAAAGAGCAATAAACACAGTACCTTTTTATTGTTGGATTAAATGGATCAATAATAAGATCTAAATCAATATAGTGTACTCATTTCAGATTTTCTGCACtcttaaacatgttatttgAACTGTAAGATATGACCTTACTGTGATGAAACACGTTGATGCTGGTGTTGAGAATGACATTTCCTCCCAAATTGATAAAATTTGCATTTCATGGCCAAAAATTACTGTGTATTAATTTACACTTTAATAGCACTGtcattaaataatgaaaacatatatAGCTGACACATCCTTATATGCTGCTTCATTAATCTCCTTCCTAATGTGTTTGTCTGAAGTTTGAACGAGGAATACTGGATATCTGCCTGAAGATCCTGGATGAAAACCCCAAATATGTGTCCGATGCCGACAAGGACTGCTCCTCCAGGAGAGACCCGATCTATGTGACCAGGGTGCTGAGTGCTATGGTAAGTCTGTGTCAAGGCTTTAGTGCGACCCTGTGAATGTCATTTAACCAGCCTGTGAATAGCCTTTAATTTAAATCTGTAGGCAAAGATTACTCTGGTGCACCAGAAAACCCTCTCTGCTTCTTTATATTCTGGACCAGCGGGACCCCTTTCATTCTTTTGAGACTTTCACGTCTCCCAAGGCAACTTTTGTGACAGAAAGAAGgaccaaagaaaacagtttttttcagttttttttcatgtgcagtTCTGATTTAAAAAGGTGGCAAAGAGCACTGTAATAGATTAAAGTTGTCTGCATGTTTTTCCTGCTGCACGCCAAAATAGCTATTAGAAATCCAGGACTATCTCTACTGGGCCAGGCACTGTCACTATACAATAAATTAGTACAGGGCTTGTTCCAAGATGAAAGGATCATGCACTATAATTAGGTTATGTGACAAGCTGAGAATGCACTCATGCAGAGCAAACATTGGAAAAACATCATGGAAATGATTCACTTCATATCCCTAACTGTGTGCACTGATTATGtaaatactataaaataaataatacacatCTTATGTCAAGTGTGGACAGACAATGCCCCTCTCCTCTGAACCCAATGTTATTTTTAGACTAAATGACTGACACAACAGAGGCATGACTTCATTGTCACCACCACATGGAGGCTGTACAGCGTGGGGTGGGATATctggtattttatgttgtaaaacaaaacaagaaaatcgCTGAAGCTTTTGTCAACCACAGACCTTACTTCATGCATCTAACCAAAAGATCCAATCAAATAATCCATTGATATGATGACATGGTAACTGGAAGTGCTAAAATAGTAACTCAATTCCAGGTTTTAGTAGTCATTCCTGCAGCACACTATTgtgttgctttatttatttgcacattttgttctttattgTTTCCAGGCCTGTGAGCTTGATGAAGTCTGATTAtgtaagatttatttattaagccAGTGTTGCTGTCAAATTTACAAGCATCATTGAGAAGACTTTTCCCATGAAAGACCTGCAGACATTTGGAGTTTagaaaagcaaattaaaaaaaacctttttaagcAAAGATTGTACATattgattaaaatgtatttgtcttttgtATCCTTTCTGTCTGTTCCCACAGATCAACAGTAATGATGACAGGGGTGTGCTGGTGGGATCGTGGGGAGACTTTTCAGGTGGGGTTCATCCAGGAACATGGATTGGCAGCGGGGACATTTTGAAACAGTGGGCAGAAAGTGGACCCGTCAGTTATGGCCAGTGTTGGGTCTTCGCTGCACTCGCATGCACAGGTTGGAGCACAGTATGGACTGCAAGACAGTCTGACTGTCTGTGGTTTCAGACTATCTTTAAATGtctattaattttcttttttttttcataggcTAGTGTGCacaaagttattacattttgcACAGATGATATTAACATGTTGTTgacaaaatgccattttaacagaAATTGCATCATTGCATGTTATTGCATGCAGTAAAgttaattggatttttttttagtaaaacaaCCATATACCGTTACTCATTTTCAGACAatatagaaacattttaagTACTGACAGCTGCTGCATTTCTCCATTCAAACACACCAtctgttttattaaagttttacCCCCTCTAGTCCTACCTCACTGTTATTTAATCCaacgtttttcttttaatcaaaaCTCTTAATAAAGAGTCTATTTCTTGCCTTTGAAGGCCTGTTGGccatgtgacatttttatgtgatgtttttattgtgagtcTTTGATTACAGTTAATACTTCTAGCATGTGCTTGAGTTTGCTGGTGTGATGAAGTGTGGCTCTCCTTTCTTCCCCAGTGTCCCGTGCCCTGGGCATACCATGTCGAGTGGTTACTAACTTTGGATCGGCTCATGATACTGATGCCAACCTGCTGATAGAAAACTTCTATAATGAAGAGGGTGAAAGAATTTCTGCAGGCGATTCAATATGGTGAGTGTGTGGGAGTGATTATTACCAGGTGTTGTCAAATTATCTTCGGTAATTCATACATGATAGAAGTTTTTACtacattattttacagattgAAGCTACAAAGGTAATGTTAGTGTCCTTTATTGAAAAATTTTACCAGGAACTTCCACGTTTGGGTGGACAGCTGGATGGCTCGCCCTGATCTTGGCTCGCAGTTTAATGGGTGGCAAGCCAGTGACCCAACCCCACAGGAGACAAGTGAAGGTAAACTTTGATTTTAATGTACGGTTGTTTATCCTGTTTTCCCATGAAGGTTCAAAAGATTTACACTTTTTTGGATAGTCTCCTACAGATAGTTTATAgagttttgtgacatttctacAGCTTATCAGCTGAGATTCAACaattaatttgttttgctttattctgTAGATGTTAAACAGATTATCTAGATTACATGTGACAATATATAAACTAgaatctcagaaaaaaatagctgaacTAGAACTAAGCTGACCTGTGCTTCATAGGTTAAGTGAATAGTTAAATTCCTCTAAATTATTCTGAGAATATGTTCATATATTGTCACATGTACTCTATAAACATTTAGAGATGAAGATAAGCAGTTGAATTCTTGACTCTCAACAAATAAGCTGTTAAGATGTTACAAATGCTCTGTAAACTATCTGTAGATGGACTATCCAAACAAAGTGTTACCAGGTTTTGTTTTCCAAGAGCAGGTGCTACATGTGAGACCGTCACCTGACTATTTCCATGCTGCCTTGGCTGACCAGtcactgaacaaacacaaaattggGTGAACACTTCATAAGAAGTGACTGTAACTGTTACTGTAGCAAAACTTCCAAGATGGGTCATAACTGGTTGCATACCAAGTCACAGTATCTAACCATGGTGGTTAGTTTCAGTTTGTGACAGTAGTCACATGTTTTATGTATGGTTACGACCAAACTTATGACAGGTTGTTTGGCATGTTCACATGACCGATCTCAAGACCatgacaatgtaaaaaaaaaagtcacatattacacatcataaaaatgtaatgtttttttatttactaatgCACCTGATGCAGATGATGTGGCATTTTTGGAGACCAGTTACATGTCACTCGTATCAGATGTTGTGAGGTAAAGGTCcggtgtgtgggatttaggtgCATCTTTTGGCACAGAGgaaatgtaatattataatattagaacataattatgtttttatagtttatattCCCCTGAAAAATagactttatatatttatttatattaatatatctAGCCTACACAGAGCAGTCTTCCCCAGAGTCTGCcgtgttgttctacagtagcccagaaataaacaaattaaccaCCGGCAATAGATGGGGCCTTGGGTGTTTTTGGGTCGGCCACCATAATACTCTAACACACTTgccacacaggagaagtttcagttctgcaatcTTGCCGCCAGATGtaactaaatcctacacactggatctttaagtCACTAACTGTAAAACATCAGTTAGGCTTTTTAAAATACCTGCCTATTCTCTCTGGAAGTGATATCACCAGAAAACTGTATCATCACTGGTGTATTTTAATCGATTTTACCACTTGAATGACATGCTTGACCTTAATCCAGACGTTGTGTGTCTGACTCCTGCTGAACTTatgcctgtctctgtcttttatttGCAGGTATTTTCTGTTGTGGACCATGCCCTGTGGAGGCCATCAAGGAAGGAGAGCTGACCAAGAAGTATGATGCTCCCTTTATTTTTGCTGaggtgagtttttttcttgaatctgttagtttaacttttttaagacaaacacacagaaaatgccACTGATTACATTTATGGATTCTATTGACTGCAATGGTTTTAATAAGGTCCATGTTAGAGCTTTTACTTAATGAGCCAAGCTGGCCCACATAACAGAGATGAGTTAATTTTGTGTcctgacaaaaatatatttagagatattgaatttgaatgtgtttaatgtgtctatgaaaatatgaaaatatccCTTTCTACTGTTACAGATTGTGTCAGCTATTAAAAGTTGCTACctgttttcatgacatgtctTTATAATCATGACTTTATAATAAGCATGAGTTGATGTCATCTTATGTCATGTGTGGGGTCAGGTCAATGCAGATGTTGTGGAACTGGTGCAACTGTCAAGTGGAGAGTTTGTCCAGTTCGATGGATCAACCAAATCTGTTGGACGCAACATCAGCACCAAAGCTGTGGGCTCGAATGAGAGACACGACATCACACACCAGTACAAGTATGCAGAAGGTACTGCAGAGTCACACGTGCACAGATACACATGTGGCACCATTTGTATCTTTAATGTTTCAATTAAAACATTGTCCATTGAAAAGAATCTGTGATTTGGAGTCAGTTTGAAGCCGTTACATCATGCTCCTTTTGCTGTAATCACAGACGCACATTTTACATATATCTCACACTTATTTAAAGGTGCACACAGATGACCTCAACTACCTCAACCACTGTCCATGCCTTctataaaatgatatttttgagGAGCTAAAAGAagatttttgtgatttctgtGGTTCTGATGGTTTTCAGGCtcaaaggaggagaggaaggtaTATGAGAAAGCTCAACACCACAACAAGCTAAAGCAGCGAGGGGAAGAGCCGGGGCTCCAtctcaaggtgttttttttttttcatatagatGGTAGAAACACATCATAGAAATGATATTTAGCTCTCAGGTAAAGTCTGGTGTGTAGAATATAGTGGCATCTATTGGcaaggttgcagaactgaaactacTCCCAGGTACCATGCATGTCAACGAACTAGTGGCCaatgcaaaatacacaaatggccctatctaaagccagtgtttgatttgtccattgtGGGCTATTGTAGAAACAACATGCCGAACTGTGTGTGAGGACCCGCTCTGTatgtaaacagcttattctaaggtCAAGAAAACacgattctttttttttaggtgattataaatgaatgtaaacataGTTTTTGATATAATATACCaattctgccaatagatgcccctaaatcctacacactggacctttaaaaacattactGCAAAGGTCATTCAATTCAAGTTAACAGACAAAGCATTAGAGAGAGGCCTACAGACAGGCCACATTGTCTAAGCCTGAGTTGCATGTTCATTggttaaaatgactgaaacattatttaaaatgtgaaagagaaattaatcaaaaatcatGCCAATATCTGTGAACTGTGGCAAGAAAGATGAATAATGGTCACAAGTTGAAAAGTAACCCAGACTGGTATTAAGTGGTAGATAGATGAATGATTGGGTGATTAGATGAAAATCTAATTAATCCTTAATTAACTGCTCTTTCTATGCTGCGTTAGCTTTGAAATTCATTTGACCATCACCAATTTTATCAGCATGATCTGTTCCAAAGATCACAGAAGcctttatttatataactaACCTATAACTACCTGtttataatttgaaatataaatgaatgcACCCATATTATCTAGTGTAGGAATTCAACTAAATAAATCAGTctatgaaataaagtaaaaaaaatcatcttgtaATTCTCATTTAAGATCAAACTGGCCGATAACATGATCGTTGGTGCGGACTTTGAGGTGTACGCTATTCTCACTAACAACTGCATGGAGGCGAGGACCTGCACCTTCCTGTTCTACGCCAAAGCCGTCACCTACAACGGAAAAGAAGGAGAAAGCTGTGGATTCACTTCAGACAAAGTGGAGGTGCCCTCTGGAGGAGGTTAGCTATGATCTTAGTGAAAACTCTGCACCATCGTATTCATCTCATCCTCCATCTGTCACAAATcttgttctcattctgaaattgCATACAATTAGTTTTAATAACCTAATATGTACATAATGCTTGTGGTTTTTCAGAAAAGCGCATGTCCCTCAAACTGGAGTATGAGCGTTATGGATCAGTCATCACCTCTGACAGGTTAATCCAGGTGTCAGCGATCACCATCGACAAGCAGATTACAAATTACCACAAGGCTGAGAAGACCATTGTGCTTGACGAGCCAGACATAAAGATAAAGGtatgaaatgcatttattaaagaataaaaatgctAGTGttacatttgagaaaaacacatAGTGACTAAATAAACTATTTGAAATTCTGACCAGAACAGAACTTGAATGGCAATATTTTAGTGCACCTGAGCTCAACGCAAAGCCGACATCCAATAATTACATTAGTAAAACTCTTCTACCTTGTGTCTTATCAATATAAAACTGTACAAtat
The DNA window shown above is from Plectropomus leopardus isolate mb chromosome 8, YSFRI_Pleo_2.0, whole genome shotgun sequence and carries:
- the LOC121947586 gene encoding protein-glutamine gamma-glutamyltransferase 2-like, which translates into the protein MSQVLDIERCDLDIKSNSSSHHTDLCEEERLIVRRGQPFNIILHLKPGSKEFIPGETSFTLIAETGPLPRKESDTKVTFGLSDSTGDSEWSASATNDPSGNSVSVSISSSPNAPIGVYSLTLEQEGQTTSLGQFTLLYNAWCARDAVYMRSEEKRKEYVLAQHGLVYRGTHKRIKGKPWNFGQFERGILDICLKILDENPKYVSDADKDCSSRRDPIYVTRVLSAMINSNDDRGVLVGSWGDFSGGVHPGTWIGSGDILKQWAESGPVSYGQCWVFAALACTVSRALGIPCRVVTNFGSAHDTDANLLIENFYNEEGERISAGDSIWNFHVWVDSWMARPDLGSQFNGWQASDPTPQETSEGIFCCGPCPVEAIKEGELTKKYDAPFIFAEVNADVVELVQLSSGEFVQFDGSTKSVGRNISTKAVGSNERHDITHQYKYAEGSKEERKVYEKAQHHNKLKQRGEEPGLHLKIKLADNMIVGADFEVYAILTNNCMEARTCTFLFYAKAVTYNGKEGESCGFTSDKVEVPSGGEKRMSLKLEYERYGSVITSDRLIQVSAITIDKQITNYHKAEKTIVLDEPDIKIKLLEEATVNQSVKAELTLLNPLPEPLRDCSFTVEGVGLTDGKPITAKYVNFILTLMSGFMNQLQKWKVRS